The window CCTCGTCGTCGCCCGAGTCACCGACACCCGCATCGAGATGACGCTGCTCGTCGTCCACGCGCTCGCCGTCCTCACCGCCGTCGCGGTCGCCGCGTTCGGTCCCGCGGGTGGCGTAGAGACGGTCACGCTCGGGACGGTCGTCGGACTGGCCCGGTTCTCCGCCGTGACCCTCGCCGCGGGGCTCCTGCTCGCGGCCGTCGCGGAGGGGATACCGATCGCGGTCGGCGCGGCGCTGATCGTCGTGATCCGTGACGCCCCGCGAGAGTCGGCGCTCGGCTACGCCACCGCCGGTTACGCGCTCGGAGGGGTCGGCGGCGCGAGCGCGGGTATCACGCTCACCGGTGCAGTCGAGGGCGCGGCGCTCGGCGCGCTATTGGCGGGGCCGGCGGCTCTCGGGAGCGTTCTCCTCGAGGTGGCGGTCTCGCGGTTCGAGCGGCCCGTTTCGGTCCCGTAGCGCCGCGGCGGACCCCGGGGACGTCTGATTCGTTCGCGGTCGATCTCGACGTCCGCCGTCTCGTGTCGCGGTCGGCCCCGACGTCGGCCGCCTCACGTCACGGTCGGTCTCGACGCCGACACGCTCACATGAAGTCCGAGAGGCCCGCCTGCCCGTCGTCTTCCTCGGCCGGTTCGGCGTCGTCCACGTCGTCCCCCTCAGCGCGGTCCAGCACGTCCGAATCGAACGTCTGCTGGTCGTCGCCGTCGTCCGCTTCTCCGTCCGCGTCGCCGTCCGTTCCCTCCTCTGCCGCGCGCTCGACGAACGCGTCGCCGGCGTGGTCCTCGACCGCCTCCGACCGCAGTTCGGCCGCGTCCTCGACGATCGACTGGACCTTGTTCGTCGTCTCGCCGCTGCCCGTGACGTAGGAGACGGCCGCCTCGTCTAAGTCGTACCACGCGGCCATCGCGACCGTCAGCTCCCGGGGTTTACAGTGGTGGGTCATCGCCGCGAGGAACGGCAGCACGTCCAGGCGGGCGGTCGTCATCGAGAAGCCGCCGGACTCGGCGATCGAGCGGACGACCTCGTCGCGGGTCGAGTCCTTCGTCGAGCGGTAGGGCGCGCCGCCGTACTGCGTCCACCCGCCGCGGGTGCGATCGCGCGCGGCCGCGACCCCCCCGGCGAGGTTGTCGGTGGCGTAGCGCCACCAGCTGTAGTCGAAGTCCGTCGTGTACACCCGGCTGGTCCAGACGTCCGCGTTCGAGAGGAACTCGTAGGCGCGGGCGAGTTCCTCGCCCTCGTAGACCAGAGACACCTTGTCCTCGACCCACTGGAGGAGGTCGTCGGGCGTCTCGTCGACGTCGTAGGCCGTCCGGAGCGCCTCCTCGGCGGGCTCTTCTTTCAGGACCGCATCGAGGAACGAGAAGATGTCGACCGCGCGGTTTCGCGACCCCGTCGTCACGTCTTCGAGGGTCACCGTCGATTTCCCTTCGGCGGTCGCCTGGAGGTCCTTCACCGCCGCGCGCAGGTCGCCGCTGTTCTCCTCGGCGATCCGTTTCAGCGCGTCCTCGTCGAACTCGATGCCCTCCTTCCGCAGGATGTCGCGGAGGACGGGCACGATCGACCGCGCGGAGACGTCGCGGAACTCGATTTCCCTCGCTGCGTTGCGCAGCCCCTTCGACATGTCGTAGTACTCGTTGGCGATGAGAACGATCGGCTGGTTCGCCTCCTTCAGGAGGCTCGTGACCGCCTGTTTGCCGCCGCGGTCGTACTGGTAGTGGATGTTGTCGGCCTCGTCCATCACGACGAGCTGTCGGCCGCCGCTGCCGTC is drawn from Halobellus limi and contains these coding sequences:
- a CDS encoding replication factor C large subunit, coding for MTDWTERYRPSTLSEVRGNNKARDALKEWAETWSDHREPVVLHGAPGVGKTSAAHALANDMGWEVVELNASDERTADAIERFAGRASRNSTLAGSVGDGSGGRQLVVMDEADNIHYQYDRGGKQAVTSLLKEANQPIVLIANEYYDMSKGLRNAAREIEFRDVSARSIVPVLRDILRKEGIEFDEDALKRIAEENSGDLRAAVKDLQATAEGKSTVTLEDVTTGSRNRAVDIFSFLDAVLKEEPAEEALRTAYDVDETPDDLLQWVEDKVSLVYEGEELARAYEFLSNADVWTSRVYTTDFDYSWWRYATDNLAGGVAAARDRTRGGWTQYGGAPYRSTKDSTRDEVVRSIAESGGFSMTTARLDVLPFLAAMTHHCKPRELTVAMAAWYDLDEAAVSYVTGSGETTNKVQSIVEDAAELRSEAVEDHAGDAFVERAAEEGTDGDADGEADDGDDQQTFDSDVLDRAEGDDVDDAEPAEEDDGQAGLSDFM